From the Deltaproteobacteria bacterium genome, the window GCGATCCCCGCGGAACGCCGTGGGAGGTGGACGGGCACGGGTTGCAGGTGCGCCTCGACGTCGTCCCGACCGTGCACGGTGCTGGTGTCGGCGACGGCCCGGGCGTCGCCTTCGCGGAGCATGCTGTCGGAGGTATGGGCACGATAGGGGCCGGGCCGTGGGCAAGCCCGGCTGCGCTCGCTTCGCTGTCGGTCACGCACGATTTCGGCGGCGGCCGGCTTGCGCTCGGATACCGCAGCCGGCTGGCCTCGCGGTTCGGCTTGGGACCGGGAGAGCTCACGCCGGGCACGTTCACGGACGCCGGCGCATTCGCCAATCCCTATCTCGGTTTCGCCCGCAACGGGACCAGCCTCGGTTTCGCATCGTCCCTGGGCACGGGCTCGGTTCAGGCCGCGGCGTTCGCGGCCACGGGGCGGTACGGCGGCCGGGAGGACGCACACAATGCGGGGATCACGGGCGCCCTCACCGAGTACCGCTTCGGTGGGCTCGCCGATTCGGGCCTCTCGTTGCAGGTGGGATGGATGTCGGAAGCGAACGGAGCGGTGGGGAGCCGGCCCGACGGCGCCTTCGGCGAGTTTCATACGGGGACGACCCTCACGGGGCTCTCGGCGTTCCGTCGTCTGAGCGGGGGCTGGACGGTGCTGGGAAGCGCCCACGCCGGCGTGCACCGGACGGACAGCCGGCGCCGGGGCATCGTGCGAGGGATATCGGGACTTTGGAGCGGCGCCTTCGCGGTCGGCGTCGTCGGCCGGGATGTCGCCCGAAGCGGCGACCGGCTTGCGTTCCGGCTGTCGCAGCCGCTGCGCGTCGAGACGGGGCGTGCGCAGTTGCGATGGGTGTCCGGGCGAAGCCCTGACGGACAGGTCGAGATCGAGCGGGCGGATCTGGGCCTCGAGCCCTCGGGCCGCCAACTCGACTTCGAGGTCGCGTACTCGCGTCCCTGGGCGGGCGGCCGGGCGCACATGGCCGCGATCGCCTCGCAGGACGCCGGACACGTGGCAGGCGAAGGGGAGGTCTCAATCGTCGCGCGCTACAACCGGCGGTTCTAAGAAACGCTCAACGGTCCCACACTTCATGACATAATAGACGATAGTATTATCAAGTAGTTATGAGTGATTCGCGAGGTCGATACTTGGTCGGCGTGGACGTCGGCGGCACCTTCATCGACCTGATGGTGTCCGGCGGCGGCCGCCGTCTCCTTCGCAAGACCCTGTCCGATCCCGACGACCGCGCGGGTGCGCTGCTCGCCGGTCTCGAACTCGTGGCGGAGGAACTGGGCCTGTCCTTGCGGGAGTTCCTGCAACGCACCGACAGGATTATCCACGGCAGCACCATCGCCACCAACGCCCTGCTGACGCGCGGCGGCGCGCGCACGGCGCTGCTGACCACGGCGGGTTTCCGGGACGTGCTCAACATGCGGCGCGGCGTGCGCTCGGACCTGTACGACCCCAAGCAGGCGCCGCCCGATCCGCTCATTCCCAGGCAGCGGATTCATCCCATCGCCGAGCGCGTGAACGGGGACGGTGCGGTGCTGGAGGCGGTGGGCGAGGAGTCCGTCAAGCAGGCCGTGGCGGCGGTGCGTCGGGACGGGGTCGAAAGCGTTGCCGTTGGGTTCCTGTTCTCCTTCGCCAACGACGCGCACGAGCGCGCCGTGGGCGAGCGGTTCCGGGCAGCTCTGCCGGACGTGCACGTCTCACTCTCCAGCGAGGTGTTGCCGGAGGTTCGCCTCTATGAACGGCTCAGCACCACCGCGGTCAACGCCTACGTGACCCCGGTGTTGGCGGACTACCTCGAATCCCTTGAGCGGCGGTTGGCGGACAAAGGGTTCCGTGGCCGGTTGCTGGTGATGCAGTCGAGCGGCGGCGTCATGGGACTGGCTCCGGCGGCCCGGTTCGGCGTCCGGAGCATCCTGTCCGGGCCCGCCGCCGGGCCGGTGGCGGGCTTGTGGTACGCCGGTCTCCACGGCATCACCGACGCCATCACCACGGACATGGGCGGCACGAGCTTCGACGTGTGTCTGGCCAACCGAGGCGAGGTGGAGGTGACCAAGGAGATGGAGATCGCGGGGCACCGGATCGCCCTGCCGATGGTGGCGGTGCACACCATCGGCGCGGGCGGCGGCAGCATCGTGTCCGTGGACGGCCGGGGACTGCTGCGGGTGGGACCCGAAAGCGCGGGCGCCACTCCGGGTCCGGTATGCTACGGCCGGGGCGGCGCCCGGCCCACGGTGACGGACGCGGATCTCCTGATCGGTTACCTGAGCGCCGAGCGGTTCTGGGGCGGACGTCTCCGCCTCGACGAGGACACTGCACGGGAAGCGTTTCGCCGTCAGGTAGCCGAACCCCTGGGCATGGACGTGATACGCGCGGCCTACGGCGCCCATCAGGTGGTGAATGCCAGCATGGTGGACGCCATCCGGGAGGTGTCCGTGCGGCGCGGACACGACCCGCGCCGGTTCGTGCTGGTGGC encodes:
- a CDS encoding hydantoinase/oxoprolinase family protein yields the protein MDVGGTFIDLMVSGGGRRLLRKTLSDPDDRAGALLAGLELVAEELGLSLREFLQRTDRIIHGSTIATNALLTRGGARTALLTTAGFRDVLNMRRGVRSDLYDPKQAPPDPLIPRQRIHPIAERVNGDGAVLEAVGEESVKQAVAAVRRDGVESVAVGFLFSFANDAHERAVGERFRAALPDVHVSLSSEVLPEVRLYERLSTTAVNAYVTPVLADYLESLERRLADKGFRGRLLVMQSSGGVMGLAPAARFGVRSILSGPAAGPVAGLWYAGLHGITDAITTDMGGTSFDVCLANRGEVEVTKEMEIAGHRIALPMVAVHTIGAGGGSIVSVDGRGLLRVGPESAGATPGPVCYGRGGARPTVTDADLLIGYLSAERFWGGRLRLDEDTAREAFRRQVAEPLGMDVIRAAYGAHQVVNASMVDAIREVSVRRGHDPRRFVLVAAGGAGPIHACAIARELDIGLILVPREASVMCAAGQLLSDLRHDFVKSCVMSLERLDRHTVEEYYRDLCRAAEEALLAEGVPRARIALSCAADVRYVGQFSEVEVPVTGTELTEDAVAGVARDFHRIHEMLNGYSMPEAAAEIVNLRVVGRGLADAAPMPARSGDGGASLTGRRNAFFDDEFVEVPVHDGHRLAAGENVRGPAIVEQETTTVVLPPGFQLACDAYGNYLVHPDTHSLQESLERLRRAASASPGST